AGCACGGCCATGTTGCCATGGAAGGCGGGCTCGCGGACCTGCACGCGCACCACCTCGCCGGGGAAGTAGCGCGCCGCGGCCTCCAGCCCATCGAGCGTGGTGCGCCCGCCCCAGAACAGCAGCGTCACACCGTCGAAGGTGGCCACGTCGCCGTGCGCCTCCCAGATGCCCACGCCCGGGTCCACCACTTCCAGCCCCAGGCTTCGGGCCAGGGGCGCCCAGTGCTCGCGCTCGGTCTGTCGGTGCGCGCTCATCATCCGGGGCAGCAGGAACAGCGGCGGCGCGCCCTCGCGCGGGACGACCTGCCCGCACTCCGCGGCGTAGGGCATGCCCGTCAGCAGCTCGGACGGAGACGGCAGCGCCACCACCGTGCCGCCGCGCGCCTCGAGCTCCCGCGCCAGCGTCAGCCATTCCCGGCGGGCCTGTCGCGCATCCACCTGCGGGGCCTCGCGACTGCGGAAGTTGTTCCGCCCACGCAGGGCCCACGCGCGCCCCGGGGGCGACATCAGGAAGAGGTCCATGGTGGAAGCACTTCTACTCCTCCCGCCTTCCGCGCCGCCACGGCGTGCATTCCCGGAAGCGTCCTTCCTGGCAGGCCCTCCACGCAGGGCGCCTGCCCGGGCGCACCGGCCTGTAAAGGCTTCCGACGGAAAAGGCCCGCGGGCCTCCGCCGTTCTCCCCTTGCCGAAGCGGCCCGCGGCGTTGCACGGGGCGCACGCACGGACCGACACACCCCACGCCCCACACACGGAGAGCACCATGAGCACCGAGAAGAAGGTCAAGAAGGTGAAGGAGCTGTTCGTGCAGGACCTGGCGCGCATCCAGGGCGGCGCCGACAAGCCACAGAAGCCGCCGAAGTGCCCGGAGTACACCACCCTCGCCTGTGGTGAAGAGCCCGACGGCTGCTCCGGCTGCTGAGTCCTACACTCCGGCGGGAGCAGCTCATCGGCTCCCGCCGGTCGTTTCCCTCCTGGCGCCGGGCGCGCGGGTTCCGGAGCGGAAGGACGCGCCGACCGGGCCCTGGCCGATAAGTGCACGCTGGCGCACCCTCCGTGCATCTTCTTCGTAGTCACCCGGGCGCGGCCGGGACAGGCTCCGTCCCCACGTGGACGAGACGAGCCTTCCCGACCCCGAAGCCCTTCGCACCCTCTTGAAGACCGCCCTGGAGCTGCCCGCGCTACAACCGCACGCGGCGCGACTGGAGCGGCTGGTGGACGACTACGCACGGGGCGTGGCGCGCAAGGATGCGCCGCTCGGCGTCGCGCTGGTGGGAGCCACCGGCGCGGGCAAGTCCACCCTCCTCAACGCGCTGGCCGGGCAGTCGCTGTCGCGCGAGGGAGTGGACCGGCCCACCAGCACCGCCGCCACCGTGTTCGCTCCGGAAGGCGCCGCCGCGGACGCGCTGGCCCAGACGGGCGCGCGGGTGGTGCGGTACGCGCCCGGGCCGCAGGGCCTGTGGGGCGGGCAGGTGTTCATCGACACGCCGGACCTCAACAGCGTGGCCACCACCCACCGCGACGTGGCGCGCGCCGCGCTGGAGCGCGCGGACGTAGCGCTGGTGGTGATGCACCGGGGCAGCGTGGCCGAGGCCTCGCAGGTGGAGTTCCTCGCGGAGTTCGCCCGCCGCCGCGCGCTCGTCTTCATCCTCAACTTCGCGGACGAGCTGTCCCCGGAGTCCCGCGAGACGCTCAAGGCCCAGGTGCGCCGCGTGGCCTCCGAGCAGTACGGCCTGCCCCAGGAGGACGTGCCCGTCTTCACCATCAGCGCGCTGGCGGCGAAGGACGGCCGCGACGTGTCCGGTGAGTTCGGCGCCCTGCTCTTCCACCTGCGCGGGCTGGCCACGCAGGCGGTGGCCGCGCGGGTGCGGCGCACCAACGCGCTCGGAGCGCTGGAGGAGGTGTCGTCCCGGGTGGGCACGGCGCTCCAGGAAACGGACGCACTGCTGGCGCGCACCCGCGACGCGCTGGGCTCGGGGCTGGAGAAGGCGGCGGAGGCACTGCGCGCGGACTTCGACGCACGGCTGCGGCTGGCGCACGGTCATCTCGCGGCGGAGGTGCGGCGGCAGGCCGGTGGCCGCTTCTGGGGGCCCGCGGCCTGGGGGCTGCGGCTGTCCCTATGGGGAGCAAGCGGGCTGGGTGCGGCGGCGCTGGTGGGGCGGGCCAGCCTTCCGGCGGGGCTGGCCGTGGCGGCGGCCTCCACGGCGCTGGACGCGGTGCGAGGACGCACGCGCGCTCGGGCCGCGGAAGCCGCGGTGGTGGAGCCCTTCGAGGACGACTTCGGCGTGGAGTCCGCCGCGCGCACGGCGCTGGCGGAGGCGCGCAGCGTGGTGCGGGCCGGCGGACTGGAGCCCGCGCTGCTGGGCGTGCCGGACGTGGACGCGCTGCTGGACGCGGTGCGGGGGGCGCGCGCCGGAGCGTGGCGCTACACGGCCACCACCGGCGTGGGGGAAGCGGTGGCCGGCTGGTGGCGCACCGCGCGCTGGCTGGTGCTGCCGCTCATCAACCTGCCACTGCTGGCGCTGCTGGGACACGTGGGCTGGCGCGTGGTGCGCGCCTACGTGGAAGGCCCCCTGTTGCCGATGGAGTACTTCGTCAACGCGGGGGCCCTCTTCGTGCTGCTCGCCGGGGCGGGCGCGCTGCTGGCCTCAGCGAGTCTCGCTGGGGCCGCTCGCCGTGCGGGCGCGGCTGGGCGCGCGCGCT
Above is a window of Pyxidicoccus trucidator DNA encoding:
- a CDS encoding dimethylarginine dimethylaminohydrolase family protein; this encodes MDLFLMSPPGRAWALRGRNNFRSREAPQVDARQARREWLTLARELEARGGTVVALPSPSELLTGMPYAAECGQVVPREGAPPLFLLPRMMSAHRQTEREHWAPLARSLGLEVVDPGVGIWEAHGDVATFDGVTLLFWGGRTTLDGLEAAARYFPGEVVRVQVREPAFHGNMAVLPLPVVDRLMVCADVIAPASYALLRERFGEQRLLTVTEDEIKGYATNGLPLGRDLLAPSVVPDAVRARLALLGMRVVPLTMRELCEKGGGSSRCLVSRAQVDAAAVRIPDEYRLDAVAKDIEADA
- a CDS encoding GTPase; its protein translation is MDETSLPDPEALRTLLKTALELPALQPHAARLERLVDDYARGVARKDAPLGVALVGATGAGKSTLLNALAGQSLSREGVDRPTSTAATVFAPEGAAADALAQTGARVVRYAPGPQGLWGGQVFIDTPDLNSVATTHRDVARAALERADVALVVMHRGSVAEASQVEFLAEFARRRALVFILNFADELSPESRETLKAQVRRVASEQYGLPQEDVPVFTISALAAKDGRDVSGEFGALLFHLRGLATQAVAARVRRTNALGALEEVSSRVGTALQETDALLARTRDALGSGLEKAAEALRADFDARLRLAHGHLAAEVRRQAGGRFWGPAAWGLRLSLWGASGLGAAALVGRASLPAGLAVAAASTALDAVRGRTRARAAEAAVVEPFEDDFGVESAARTALAEARSVVRAGGLEPALLGVPDVDALLDAVRGARAGAWRYTATTGVGEAVAGWWRTARWLVLPLINLPLLALLGHVGWRVVRAYVEGPLLPMEYFVNAGALFVLLAGAGALLASASLAGAARRAGAAGRARFVEALAALGGRLIEAVDDGLRPGREAAKRLLALR